ATTCTTCAAAGAAAAATTTCCTTTGGGAAAGATGTTGTTTTAGATGGTAGAGATATAGGTACTGTTGTTTTTCCAAATGCAGATTTAAAAATATTTTTAGTAGCTTCTCCAGAGGAAAGGGCAAGGAGAAGAGTTGAAGATTATGCTGCAAAGGGAATACAAGAAGACTATGACAAAGTTATAGAAGATATAAGGAAAAGAGATTACATAGATTCTCATAGAGAGGAAAGTCCTTTAAAAAAGGCAAAAGATGCAATTGAGTTAGATTCTAGCCTTATGAAAATTGATGAAACAGTTGACATTTTAGAAAAATATATAAAAGAAAAAAAAGGTGAATAAAATGATATATAATTTTTTAAGATTAATATTATATATCCCTTTATCTATAATAATTATTTTTAGTGGTAAAAAAAGAAAATTTATAATAAAAAGACTTTTTC
Above is a window of Fusobacterium sp. IOR10 DNA encoding:
- the cmk gene encoding (d)CMP kinase, with the protein product MGNFIVAIDGPAGSGKSTIAKLLAKRFNLTYLDTGAMYRMVALYFLNNNVDFNNIEEIKKILPLIEIDIINEKFILNGEDVSSEIRTPRVTEKVSFAAKIKEVREKLVILQRKISFGKDVVLDGRDIGTVVFPNADLKIFLVASPEERARRRVEDYAAKGIQEDYDKVIEDIRKRDYIDSHREESPLKKAKDAIELDSSLMKIDETVDILEKYIKEKKGE